The Larus michahellis chromosome 2, bLarMic1.1, whole genome shotgun sequence genome window below encodes:
- the OTULINL gene encoding inactive ubiquitin thioesterase OTULINL isoform X2, translating to MQRRHDGKASKIRDQFTEQEKRSRINHSKRSVGRHEVRSWTAAAKESLCLMWQKVKVQLMLSMSFLVAVCWYCRRLYSFLAQLLKRWSNYLQRKLIRNLSVLTEVDLLGYSAREWKGETKQAKHMREAYEELFWSYHIKYLRQVRKDSYCVLRAVLFQIFSQGIPFPSWMKERDILKLPEKLLYSQGCNWIQQYSFGPQRYTGPNVFGKLRKCMETLKTNWTEVSATKDQEERGNMCNTLFSDESKEHKLYEAIKFIMLYEVVEAYEQIKNREEPIPNLFNLLLARDSSSDPLSFMMNHLNAIGDSMCLDQVELFLLAYLLEVKIRVYRLHKFNTEEFQVNYPDEYRREWNEISLLTEDDRYYHIPLFRT from the exons ATGCAGAGGCGGCACGACGGAAAGGCAAGTAAGATCAGAGACCAGTTCACCGAGCAAGAAAAACGGAGCAGAATTAACCACTCCAAGAGAAGCGTTG GAAGGCATGAGGTGCGGTCCTGGACAGCAGCTGCCAAGGAATCCTTGTGTCTCATGTGGCAAAAAGTGAAAGTGCAGCTAATGCTAAGCATGTCTTTCCTGGTGGCTGTTTGTTGGTATTGCAGGAGGCTATACAGCTTTTTAGCGCAGTTACTGAAACG GTGGAGCAACTACCTTCAGAGAAAACTCATAA GGAATCTCAGTGTGCTGACAGAAGTTGATCTGCTTGGTTATAGTGCCAGAGAATGGAAAGGAGAGACAAAGCAGGCCAAACACATGAGGGAG GCATATGAAGAATTGTTTTGGAGCTATCATATCAAATATCTGCGGCAAGTCAGGAAGGACAGCTATTGTGTACTAAGAGCAGTGCTTTTTCAGATATTCAGCCAAGGCATTCCTTTTCCATCATGGATGAAGGAGAGAGATATATTAAAG CTCCCTGAAAAGCTTTTGTATTCTCAAGGTTGCAACTGGATTCAGCAATACAGTTTTGGGCCACAAAGATACACAGGTCCCAATGTCTTTGGTAAATTGCGCAAATGTATGGAGACACTGAAGACCAAC TGGACTGAAGTAAGTGCTACTAAAGatcaggaagaaagaggaaacatGTGTAATACCCTCTTTTCTGATGAGAGCAAGGAGCACAAACTGTATGAGGCCATAAAATTCATCATGCTCTACGAAGTTGTCGAAGCCTATGAGCAGATAAAGAACAGGGAAGAACCCATACCCAATCTTTTTAACCTTCTTCTTGCTCGTGATTCTTCGTCTGACCCTTTGAGTTTCATGATGAATCATCTGAACGCCATAGGTGACTCTATGTGCCTAGACCAG GTTGAACTGTTTCTTCTTGCCTACTTACTTGAAGTAAAGATAAGAGTTTACAGACTGCATAAGTTTAATACTGAGGAATTTCAAGTAAACTATCCAGACGAATACCGAAGGGAATGGAATGAGATTTCTCTCCTGACCGAGGATGACCGCTACTATCACATTCCCCTTTTCAGGACGTGA
- the OTULINL gene encoding inactive ubiquitin thioesterase OTULINL isoform X3 has product MWQKVKVQLMLSMSFLVAVCWYCRRLYSFLAQLLKRWSNYLQRKLIRNLSVLTEVDLLGYSAREWKGETKQAKHMREAYEELFWSYHIKYLRQVRKDSYCVLRAVLFQIFSQGIPFPSWMKERDILKLPEKLLYSQGCNWIQQYSFGPQRYTGPNVFGKLRKCMETLKTNWTEVSATKDQEERGNMCNTLFSDESKEHKLYEAIKFIMLYEVVEAYEQIKNREEPIPNLFNLLLARDSSSDPLSFMMNHLNAIGDSMCLDQVELFLLAYLLEVKIRVYRLHKFNTEEFQVNYPDEYRREWNEISLLTEDDRYYHIPLFRT; this is encoded by the exons ATGTGGCAAAAAGTGAAAGTGCAGCTAATGCTAAGCATGTCTTTCCTGGTGGCTGTTTGTTGGTATTGCAGGAGGCTATACAGCTTTTTAGCGCAGTTACTGAAACG GTGGAGCAACTACCTTCAGAGAAAACTCATAA GGAATCTCAGTGTGCTGACAGAAGTTGATCTGCTTGGTTATAGTGCCAGAGAATGGAAAGGAGAGACAAAGCAGGCCAAACACATGAGGGAG GCATATGAAGAATTGTTTTGGAGCTATCATATCAAATATCTGCGGCAAGTCAGGAAGGACAGCTATTGTGTACTAAGAGCAGTGCTTTTTCAGATATTCAGCCAAGGCATTCCTTTTCCATCATGGATGAAGGAGAGAGATATATTAAAG CTCCCTGAAAAGCTTTTGTATTCTCAAGGTTGCAACTGGATTCAGCAATACAGTTTTGGGCCACAAAGATACACAGGTCCCAATGTCTTTGGTAAATTGCGCAAATGTATGGAGACACTGAAGACCAAC TGGACTGAAGTAAGTGCTACTAAAGatcaggaagaaagaggaaacatGTGTAATACCCTCTTTTCTGATGAGAGCAAGGAGCACAAACTGTATGAGGCCATAAAATTCATCATGCTCTACGAAGTTGTCGAAGCCTATGAGCAGATAAAGAACAGGGAAGAACCCATACCCAATCTTTTTAACCTTCTTCTTGCTCGTGATTCTTCGTCTGACCCTTTGAGTTTCATGATGAATCATCTGAACGCCATAGGTGACTCTATGTGCCTAGACCAG GTTGAACTGTTTCTTCTTGCCTACTTACTTGAAGTAAAGATAAGAGTTTACAGACTGCATAAGTTTAATACTGAGGAATTTCAAGTAAACTATCCAGACGAATACCGAAGGGAATGGAATGAGATTTCTCTCCTGACCGAGGATGACCGCTACTATCACATTCCCCTTTTCAGGACGTGA
- the OTULINL gene encoding inactive ubiquitin thioesterase OTULINL isoform X1 — translation MGDKRSPSSSSKRGMPPPRCLRYPSLSGRKEEASGLLTEEAPTTTTFAPVPGRPGGVPAPGDGVRRVAGLWSPGEAQAESGGGAGRHEVRSWTAAAKESLCLMWQKVKVQLMLSMSFLVAVCWYCRRLYSFLAQLLKRWSNYLQRKLIRNLSVLTEVDLLGYSAREWKGETKQAKHMREAYEELFWSYHIKYLRQVRKDSYCVLRAVLFQIFSQGIPFPSWMKERDILKLPEKLLYSQGCNWIQQYSFGPQRYTGPNVFGKLRKCMETLKTNWTEVSATKDQEERGNMCNTLFSDESKEHKLYEAIKFIMLYEVVEAYEQIKNREEPIPNLFNLLLARDSSSDPLSFMMNHLNAIGDSMCLDQVELFLLAYLLEVKIRVYRLHKFNTEEFQVNYPDEYRREWNEISLLTEDDRYYHIPLFRT, via the exons ATGGGTGACAAGCgttcaccctcctcttcctcgaaACGGGGGATGCCACCACCTCGCTGCCTGCGTTACCCCTCGCTTTCGGGACGAAAAGAAGAGGCTTCGGGCCTTCTCACTGAAGaagcccccaccaccaccaccttcgcTCCGGTGCCGGGGCGGCCCGGCGGTGTCCCCGCCCCGGGGGACGGCGTTCGGCGGGTGGCCGGGCTTTGGTCGCCGGGGGAGGCGCAGGCGGAGAGCGGCGGAGGAGCGG GAAGGCATGAGGTGCGGTCCTGGACAGCAGCTGCCAAGGAATCCTTGTGTCTCATGTGGCAAAAAGTGAAAGTGCAGCTAATGCTAAGCATGTCTTTCCTGGTGGCTGTTTGTTGGTATTGCAGGAGGCTATACAGCTTTTTAGCGCAGTTACTGAAACG GTGGAGCAACTACCTTCAGAGAAAACTCATAA GGAATCTCAGTGTGCTGACAGAAGTTGATCTGCTTGGTTATAGTGCCAGAGAATGGAAAGGAGAGACAAAGCAGGCCAAACACATGAGGGAG GCATATGAAGAATTGTTTTGGAGCTATCATATCAAATATCTGCGGCAAGTCAGGAAGGACAGCTATTGTGTACTAAGAGCAGTGCTTTTTCAGATATTCAGCCAAGGCATTCCTTTTCCATCATGGATGAAGGAGAGAGATATATTAAAG CTCCCTGAAAAGCTTTTGTATTCTCAAGGTTGCAACTGGATTCAGCAATACAGTTTTGGGCCACAAAGATACACAGGTCCCAATGTCTTTGGTAAATTGCGCAAATGTATGGAGACACTGAAGACCAAC TGGACTGAAGTAAGTGCTACTAAAGatcaggaagaaagaggaaacatGTGTAATACCCTCTTTTCTGATGAGAGCAAGGAGCACAAACTGTATGAGGCCATAAAATTCATCATGCTCTACGAAGTTGTCGAAGCCTATGAGCAGATAAAGAACAGGGAAGAACCCATACCCAATCTTTTTAACCTTCTTCTTGCTCGTGATTCTTCGTCTGACCCTTTGAGTTTCATGATGAATCATCTGAACGCCATAGGTGACTCTATGTGCCTAGACCAG GTTGAACTGTTTCTTCTTGCCTACTTACTTGAAGTAAAGATAAGAGTTTACAGACTGCATAAGTTTAATACTGAGGAATTTCAAGTAAACTATCCAGACGAATACCGAAGGGAATGGAATGAGATTTCTCTCCTGACCGAGGATGACCGCTACTATCACATTCCCCTTTTCAGGACGTGA